In Carettochelys insculpta isolate YL-2023 chromosome 31, ASM3395843v1, whole genome shotgun sequence, a single window of DNA contains:
- the BMP1 gene encoding bone morphogenetic protein 1 isoform X1 — protein MPGLRACGLLLALAALGPALHFPDYADVLEDEEDPEPIDYKDPCKAAAFLGDIALDEEDLRLFQLDGLTDLRRRTIEKPTSTTSGTHTNSTSLTSRRQQKRRWKKGQERSRRRRAATSRHERVWPDGVIPYVISGNFSGSQRAIFRQAMRHWEKHTCVTFLERNVEESYIVFTHRPCGCCSYVGHRGGGPQAISIGKNCDKFGIVVHELGHVIGFWHEHTRPDRDDHVSIVRENIQPGQEYNFLKMEPEEVESLGETYDFDSIMHYARNTFSRGVFLDTIKPKYSVNGVVPHIGQRTRLSKGDIDQARKLYRCPVCGETLQDSQGNFSSPEFPNGYPAHMHCVWRISVTPGEKIILNFTTLDLYRSRLCWYDYVEVRDGFWRKATQRGRFCGNKLPEPIISTDSRLWIEFRSSSNWVGKGFFAVYEAICGGEMKKDNGHIQSPNYPDEYRPNKVCTWKITISEGFHVGLTFQSFEIERHDSCAYDYLEIRDGSSESSSLIGRYCGYDKPDDIKSTSNKLWMKFISDGSINKAGFAVNFFKEVDECSQPNNGGCEQRCVNTLGSYRCACDPGYELALDKRRCEAACGGLLTRLNGSITSPGWPKEYPPNKDCVWHLVAPSQYRISLQFEFFETEGNDQVCKYDFVEVRSGLSADSKLHGKFCGAEKPDVITSQYNNMRIEFKSDNTVSKKGFKAHFFSDKDECSKDNGGCQHDCLNTFGSYQCQCRSGFVLHNNKHDCKEAGCDHKVTSVTGTISSPNWPDKYPSKKECTWAITTTPGHRIKLTFTELDIEGHQECTYDHLEVYNGKDAKAPVLGRFCGAKEPEPVISTSNKMFLKFFSDNSVQKKGFQAAYSTVCGGQLRAEVKTKDLYSHAQFGDNNYPGGSDCEWLIAAEEGYGVELIFQTFEIEEEADCGYDYMELFDGYDGTAPRLGRYCGSGPPEEVCSAGDSVMIKFHSDDTINKKGFHLRYTSTKFQDTLHTRK, from the exons CTGCCTTTCTGGGAGACATCGCGTTGGACGAGGAGGATCTCAGGTTGTTCCAACTGGACGGCCTCACGGACCTCAGACGCCGCACCATTGAGAAACCAACCAGCACCACCTCAG GGACCCACACCAACAGCACCAGCCTGACGTCCAGGCGACAGCAGAAGAGGCGATGGAAGAAGGGCCAGGAGCGATCTCGAAGGCGCCGTGCAGCCACCTCCCGCCATGAGAGGGTGTGGCCAGATGGGGTCATTCCCTACGTGATCAGCGGGAACTTCAGTG GTAGCCAGCGGGCGATTTTCCGCCAGGCCATGCGCCACTGGGAGAAGCACACCTGCGTTACATTCCTGGAGCGCAATGTGGAAGAGAGCTACATAGTGTTCACGCACAGGCCCTGTGG gtgcTGTTCCTACGTGGGCCACAGAGGAGGGGGTCCCCAGGCCATCTCCATTGGCAAAAACTGTGACAAGTTTGGCATCGTGGTTCACGAGCTGGGCCACGTCATCGGCTTCTGGCACGAGCACACGCGCCCGGACCGCGATGACCATGTCTCCATCGTCCGGGAGAACATCCAACCTG GGCAGGAGTATAACTTCCTGAAGATGGAGCCCGAGGAGGTGGAGTCCCTGGGGGAGACATATGATTTCGACAGCATCATGCACTATGCCAGGAACACCTTCTCCAG AGGGGTTTTCCTGGACACCATCAAGCCCAAATACAGTGTGAACGGCGTGGTGCCCCACATCGGCCAGCGGACCCGGCTGAGCAAAGGGGACATAGACCAGGCGCGCAAACTCTACAGATGCCCAG TCTGCGGAGAGACCCTCCAGGACAGCCAGGGGAACTTCTCCTCCCCAGAGTTCCCCAATGGGTACCCTGCGCACATGCACTGCGTCTGGCGGATATCCGTCACCCCGGGGGAAAAG ATCATCCTGAACTTCACAACCTTGGACCTGTACCGAAGCCGGCTGTGCTGGTATGATTACGTGGAGGTGAGAGACGGGTTCTGGAGAAAGGCCACACAGCGAG GTAGGTTCTGCGGGAATAAGCTTCCTGAGCCCATCATCTCCACCGACAGCCGCCTCTGGATCGAAttccgcagcagcagcaactgggtCGGCAAAGGGTTCTTCGCTGTCTACGAAG CCATATGTGGGGGAGAAATGAAGAAAGACAATGGCCACATCCAATCTCCGAACTACCCTGATGAATATCGGCCCAACAAAGTGTGCACCTGGAAGATCACGATCTCCGAGGGCTTCCACGTGGGACTCACCTTCCAGTCGTTCGAG ATCGAGCGGCACGACAGCTGTGCCTACGACTACCTGGAGATCCGGGATGGCAGCTCTGAGTCGAGCAGCCTAATCGGCCGGTACTGCGGCTACGACAAGCCCGATGACATCAAGAGCACTTCCAACAAGCTATGGATGAAGTTCATCTCAGACGGTTCCATCAACAAGGCTGGTTTCGCCGTCAACTTCTTCAAAG AAGTCGACGAGTGTTCGCAGCCCAACAATGGCGGGTGTGAGCAGCGCTGCGTGAACACCCTGGGCAGCTACCGCTGCGCCTGCGACCCGGGCTACGAACTGGCTTTGGACAAGCGCCGCTGCGAGG CTGCCTGCGGCGGCCTCCTAACCAGACTTAACGGCTCCATCACGAGCCCAGGCTGGCCCAAGGAATACCCCCCGAACAAGGACTGCGTCTGGCATCTGGTGGCGCCCTCCCAGTACCGCATCTCCCTGCAGTTTGAATTCTTTGAGACTGAGGGCAATGAC CAGGTGTGCAAGTATGACTTCGTGGAGGTGCGCAGCGGGCTGTCGGCCGACTCCAAGCTGCACGGCAAGTTCTGCGGCGCCGAGAAACCCGACGTCATCACATCCCAATACAACAACATGAGGATCGAGTTCAAATCCGACAACACCGTCTCCAAGAAGGGCTTCAAAGCCCATTTCTTCTCAG ACAAAGATGAGTGTTCAAAGGATAACGGGGGCTGTCAGCATGACTGCCTGAATACCTTTGGCAGCTACCAGTGCCAGTGCCGGAGCGGCTTTGTGCTACACAACAACAAGCATGACTGCAAAGAAG CCGGCTGTGATCACAAGGTGACGTCTGTCACTGGTACTATCTCCAGCCCTAACTGGCCCGATAAGTACCCAAGCAAGAAAGAGTGCACCTGGGCAATAACTACCACCCCTGGACACCGCATCAAACTG ACTTTCACAGAGCTGGACATAGAAGGTCATCAGGAATGCACTTACGACCACCTGGAGGTTTACAATGGGAAAGATGCCAAAGCGCCAGTCCTGGGCAGGTTCTGTGGGGCTAAGGAACCAGAGCCTGTCATCTCCACCAGCAACAAGATGTTCCTCAAATTCTTCTCTGATAACTCTGTCCAGAAGAAGGGCTTCCAGGCCGCCTATTCCACAG TGTGTGGGGGCCAGCTGCGAGCGGAGGTGAAAACCAAGGACCTGTATTCCCACGCTCAGTTCGGAGACAACAACTACCCCGGGGGCTCGGACTGCGAGTGGCTGATTGCGGCGGAGGAGGGCTATGGGGTGGAGCTCATCTTCCAGACCTTCGAGATCGAGGAGGAGGCGGACTGCGGCTATGACTACATGGAGCTTTTTGACGGCTACGATGGGACCGCACCGCGCCTGGGGCGCTACTGTGGATCTGGG cccccagaaGAGGTCTGCTCCGCCGGAGACTCGGTGATGATCAAGTTCCACTCGGATGACACCatcaacaagaagggtttccaccTGCGGTACACCAGTACCAAATTCCAGGACACTCTGCACACAAGGAAGTGA
- the BMP1 gene encoding bone morphogenetic protein 1 isoform X2, producing the protein MPGLRACGLLLALAALGPALHFPDYADVLEDEEDPEPIDYKDPCKAAAFLGDIALDEEDLRLFQLDGLTDLRRRTIEKPTSTTSGTHTNSTSLTSRRQQKRRWKKGQERSRRRRAATSRHERVWPDGVIPYVISGNFSGSQRAIFRQAMRHWEKHTCVTFLERNVEESYIVFTHRPCGCCSYVGHRGGGPQAISIGKNCDKFGIVVHELGHVIGFWHEHTRPDRDDHVSIVRENIQPGQEYNFLKMEPEEVESLGETYDFDSIMHYARNTFSRGVFLDTIKPKYSVNGVVPHIGQRTRLSKGDIDQARKLYRCPVCGETLQDSQGNFSSPEFPNGYPAHMHCVWRISVTPGEKIILNFTTLDLYRSRLCWYDYVEVRDGFWRKATQRGRFCGNKLPEPIISTDSRLWIEFRSSSNWVGKGFFAVYEAICGGEMKKDNGHIQSPNYPDEYRPNKVCTWKITISEGFHVGLTFQSFEIERHDSCAYDYLEIRDGSSESSSLIGRYCGYDKPDDIKSTSNKLWMKFISDGSINKAGFAVNFFKEVDECSQPNNGGCEQRCVNTLGSYRCACDPGYELALDKRRCEAACGGLLTRLNGSITSPGWPKEYPPNKDCVWHLVAPSQYRISLQFEFFETEGNDVCKYDFVEVRSGLSADSKLHGKFCGAEKPDVITSQYNNMRIEFKSDNTVSKKGFKAHFFSDKDECSKDNGGCQHDCLNTFGSYQCQCRSGFVLHNNKHDCKEAGCDHKVTSVTGTISSPNWPDKYPSKKECTWAITTTPGHRIKLTFTELDIEGHQECTYDHLEVYNGKDAKAPVLGRFCGAKEPEPVISTSNKMFLKFFSDNSVQKKGFQAAYSTVCGGQLRAEVKTKDLYSHAQFGDNNYPGGSDCEWLIAAEEGYGVELIFQTFEIEEEADCGYDYMELFDGYDGTAPRLGRYCGSGPPEEVCSAGDSVMIKFHSDDTINKKGFHLRYTSTKFQDTLHTRK; encoded by the exons CTGCCTTTCTGGGAGACATCGCGTTGGACGAGGAGGATCTCAGGTTGTTCCAACTGGACGGCCTCACGGACCTCAGACGCCGCACCATTGAGAAACCAACCAGCACCACCTCAG GGACCCACACCAACAGCACCAGCCTGACGTCCAGGCGACAGCAGAAGAGGCGATGGAAGAAGGGCCAGGAGCGATCTCGAAGGCGCCGTGCAGCCACCTCCCGCCATGAGAGGGTGTGGCCAGATGGGGTCATTCCCTACGTGATCAGCGGGAACTTCAGTG GTAGCCAGCGGGCGATTTTCCGCCAGGCCATGCGCCACTGGGAGAAGCACACCTGCGTTACATTCCTGGAGCGCAATGTGGAAGAGAGCTACATAGTGTTCACGCACAGGCCCTGTGG gtgcTGTTCCTACGTGGGCCACAGAGGAGGGGGTCCCCAGGCCATCTCCATTGGCAAAAACTGTGACAAGTTTGGCATCGTGGTTCACGAGCTGGGCCACGTCATCGGCTTCTGGCACGAGCACACGCGCCCGGACCGCGATGACCATGTCTCCATCGTCCGGGAGAACATCCAACCTG GGCAGGAGTATAACTTCCTGAAGATGGAGCCCGAGGAGGTGGAGTCCCTGGGGGAGACATATGATTTCGACAGCATCATGCACTATGCCAGGAACACCTTCTCCAG AGGGGTTTTCCTGGACACCATCAAGCCCAAATACAGTGTGAACGGCGTGGTGCCCCACATCGGCCAGCGGACCCGGCTGAGCAAAGGGGACATAGACCAGGCGCGCAAACTCTACAGATGCCCAG TCTGCGGAGAGACCCTCCAGGACAGCCAGGGGAACTTCTCCTCCCCAGAGTTCCCCAATGGGTACCCTGCGCACATGCACTGCGTCTGGCGGATATCCGTCACCCCGGGGGAAAAG ATCATCCTGAACTTCACAACCTTGGACCTGTACCGAAGCCGGCTGTGCTGGTATGATTACGTGGAGGTGAGAGACGGGTTCTGGAGAAAGGCCACACAGCGAG GTAGGTTCTGCGGGAATAAGCTTCCTGAGCCCATCATCTCCACCGACAGCCGCCTCTGGATCGAAttccgcagcagcagcaactgggtCGGCAAAGGGTTCTTCGCTGTCTACGAAG CCATATGTGGGGGAGAAATGAAGAAAGACAATGGCCACATCCAATCTCCGAACTACCCTGATGAATATCGGCCCAACAAAGTGTGCACCTGGAAGATCACGATCTCCGAGGGCTTCCACGTGGGACTCACCTTCCAGTCGTTCGAG ATCGAGCGGCACGACAGCTGTGCCTACGACTACCTGGAGATCCGGGATGGCAGCTCTGAGTCGAGCAGCCTAATCGGCCGGTACTGCGGCTACGACAAGCCCGATGACATCAAGAGCACTTCCAACAAGCTATGGATGAAGTTCATCTCAGACGGTTCCATCAACAAGGCTGGTTTCGCCGTCAACTTCTTCAAAG AAGTCGACGAGTGTTCGCAGCCCAACAATGGCGGGTGTGAGCAGCGCTGCGTGAACACCCTGGGCAGCTACCGCTGCGCCTGCGACCCGGGCTACGAACTGGCTTTGGACAAGCGCCGCTGCGAGG CTGCCTGCGGCGGCCTCCTAACCAGACTTAACGGCTCCATCACGAGCCCAGGCTGGCCCAAGGAATACCCCCCGAACAAGGACTGCGTCTGGCATCTGGTGGCGCCCTCCCAGTACCGCATCTCCCTGCAGTTTGAATTCTTTGAGACTGAGGGCAATGAC GTGTGCAAGTATGACTTCGTGGAGGTGCGCAGCGGGCTGTCGGCCGACTCCAAGCTGCACGGCAAGTTCTGCGGCGCCGAGAAACCCGACGTCATCACATCCCAATACAACAACATGAGGATCGAGTTCAAATCCGACAACACCGTCTCCAAGAAGGGCTTCAAAGCCCATTTCTTCTCAG ACAAAGATGAGTGTTCAAAGGATAACGGGGGCTGTCAGCATGACTGCCTGAATACCTTTGGCAGCTACCAGTGCCAGTGCCGGAGCGGCTTTGTGCTACACAACAACAAGCATGACTGCAAAGAAG CCGGCTGTGATCACAAGGTGACGTCTGTCACTGGTACTATCTCCAGCCCTAACTGGCCCGATAAGTACCCAAGCAAGAAAGAGTGCACCTGGGCAATAACTACCACCCCTGGACACCGCATCAAACTG ACTTTCACAGAGCTGGACATAGAAGGTCATCAGGAATGCACTTACGACCACCTGGAGGTTTACAATGGGAAAGATGCCAAAGCGCCAGTCCTGGGCAGGTTCTGTGGGGCTAAGGAACCAGAGCCTGTCATCTCCACCAGCAACAAGATGTTCCTCAAATTCTTCTCTGATAACTCTGTCCAGAAGAAGGGCTTCCAGGCCGCCTATTCCACAG TGTGTGGGGGCCAGCTGCGAGCGGAGGTGAAAACCAAGGACCTGTATTCCCACGCTCAGTTCGGAGACAACAACTACCCCGGGGGCTCGGACTGCGAGTGGCTGATTGCGGCGGAGGAGGGCTATGGGGTGGAGCTCATCTTCCAGACCTTCGAGATCGAGGAGGAGGCGGACTGCGGCTATGACTACATGGAGCTTTTTGACGGCTACGATGGGACCGCACCGCGCCTGGGGCGCTACTGTGGATCTGGG cccccagaaGAGGTCTGCTCCGCCGGAGACTCGGTGATGATCAAGTTCCACTCGGATGACACCatcaacaagaagggtttccaccTGCGGTACACCAGTACCAAATTCCAGGACACTCTGCACACAAGGAAGTGA
- the BMP1 gene encoding bone morphogenetic protein 1 isoform X3: MPGLRACGLLLALAALGPALHFPDYADVLEDEEDPEPIDYKDPCKAAAFLGDIALDEEDLRLFQLDGLTDLRRRTIEKPTSTTSGTHTNSTSLTSRRQQKRRWKKGQERSRRRRAATSRHERVWPDGVIPYVISGNFSGSQRAIFRQAMRHWEKHTCVTFLERNVEESYIVFTHRPCGCCSYVGHRGGGPQAISIGKNCDKFGIVVHELGHVIGFWHEHTRPDRDDHVSIVRENIQPGQEYNFLKMEPEEVESLGETYDFDSIMHYARNTFSRGVFLDTIKPKYSVNGVVPHIGQRTRLSKGDIDQARKLYRCPVCGETLQDSQGNFSSPEFPNGYPAHMHCVWRISVTPGEKIILNFTTLDLYRSRLCWYDYVEVRDGFWRKATQRGRFCGNKLPEPIISTDSRLWIEFRSSSNWVGKGFFAVYEAICGGEMKKDNGHIQSPNYPDEYRPNKVCTWKITISEGFHVGLTFQSFEIERHDSCAYDYLEIRDGSSESSSLIGRYCGYDKPDDIKSTSNKLWMKFISDGSINKAGFAVNFFKEVDECSQPNNGGCEQRCVNTLGSYRCACDPGYELALDKRRCEAACGGLLTRLNGSITSPGWPKEYPPNKDCVWHLVAPSQYRISLQFEFFETEGNDVCKYDFVEVRSGLSADSKLHGKFCGAEKPDVITSQYNNMRIEFKSDNTVSKKGFKAHFFSETKPPPPPPPPPKARPPGLKFRLQKRIRGPKGTRPILRSTPQGHPCPSKGSRAQGTNALPFCPSSEPRPESGPGPKSRA; encoded by the exons CTGCCTTTCTGGGAGACATCGCGTTGGACGAGGAGGATCTCAGGTTGTTCCAACTGGACGGCCTCACGGACCTCAGACGCCGCACCATTGAGAAACCAACCAGCACCACCTCAG GGACCCACACCAACAGCACCAGCCTGACGTCCAGGCGACAGCAGAAGAGGCGATGGAAGAAGGGCCAGGAGCGATCTCGAAGGCGCCGTGCAGCCACCTCCCGCCATGAGAGGGTGTGGCCAGATGGGGTCATTCCCTACGTGATCAGCGGGAACTTCAGTG GTAGCCAGCGGGCGATTTTCCGCCAGGCCATGCGCCACTGGGAGAAGCACACCTGCGTTACATTCCTGGAGCGCAATGTGGAAGAGAGCTACATAGTGTTCACGCACAGGCCCTGTGG gtgcTGTTCCTACGTGGGCCACAGAGGAGGGGGTCCCCAGGCCATCTCCATTGGCAAAAACTGTGACAAGTTTGGCATCGTGGTTCACGAGCTGGGCCACGTCATCGGCTTCTGGCACGAGCACACGCGCCCGGACCGCGATGACCATGTCTCCATCGTCCGGGAGAACATCCAACCTG GGCAGGAGTATAACTTCCTGAAGATGGAGCCCGAGGAGGTGGAGTCCCTGGGGGAGACATATGATTTCGACAGCATCATGCACTATGCCAGGAACACCTTCTCCAG AGGGGTTTTCCTGGACACCATCAAGCCCAAATACAGTGTGAACGGCGTGGTGCCCCACATCGGCCAGCGGACCCGGCTGAGCAAAGGGGACATAGACCAGGCGCGCAAACTCTACAGATGCCCAG TCTGCGGAGAGACCCTCCAGGACAGCCAGGGGAACTTCTCCTCCCCAGAGTTCCCCAATGGGTACCCTGCGCACATGCACTGCGTCTGGCGGATATCCGTCACCCCGGGGGAAAAG ATCATCCTGAACTTCACAACCTTGGACCTGTACCGAAGCCGGCTGTGCTGGTATGATTACGTGGAGGTGAGAGACGGGTTCTGGAGAAAGGCCACACAGCGAG GTAGGTTCTGCGGGAATAAGCTTCCTGAGCCCATCATCTCCACCGACAGCCGCCTCTGGATCGAAttccgcagcagcagcaactgggtCGGCAAAGGGTTCTTCGCTGTCTACGAAG CCATATGTGGGGGAGAAATGAAGAAAGACAATGGCCACATCCAATCTCCGAACTACCCTGATGAATATCGGCCCAACAAAGTGTGCACCTGGAAGATCACGATCTCCGAGGGCTTCCACGTGGGACTCACCTTCCAGTCGTTCGAG ATCGAGCGGCACGACAGCTGTGCCTACGACTACCTGGAGATCCGGGATGGCAGCTCTGAGTCGAGCAGCCTAATCGGCCGGTACTGCGGCTACGACAAGCCCGATGACATCAAGAGCACTTCCAACAAGCTATGGATGAAGTTCATCTCAGACGGTTCCATCAACAAGGCTGGTTTCGCCGTCAACTTCTTCAAAG AAGTCGACGAGTGTTCGCAGCCCAACAATGGCGGGTGTGAGCAGCGCTGCGTGAACACCCTGGGCAGCTACCGCTGCGCCTGCGACCCGGGCTACGAACTGGCTTTGGACAAGCGCCGCTGCGAGG CTGCCTGCGGCGGCCTCCTAACCAGACTTAACGGCTCCATCACGAGCCCAGGCTGGCCCAAGGAATACCCCCCGAACAAGGACTGCGTCTGGCATCTGGTGGCGCCCTCCCAGTACCGCATCTCCCTGCAGTTTGAATTCTTTGAGACTGAGGGCAATGAC GTGTGCAAGTATGACTTCGTGGAGGTGCGCAGCGGGCTGTCGGCCGACTCCAAGCTGCACGGCAAGTTCTGCGGCGCCGAGAAACCCGACGTCATCACATCCCAATACAACAACATGAGGATCGAGTTCAAATCCGACAACACCGTCTCCAAGAAGGGCTTCAAAGCCCATTTCTTCTCAG AGAcgaagccgccgccgccgccgccgccgcccccgaaAGCTCGCCCGCCCGGCTTGAAATTCCGCCTGCAGAAAAGGATACGAGGCCCCAAAGGAACTCGGCCAATCCTCCGCTCAACTCCTCAGGgacacccctgcccctccaaaGGCTCCAGGGCTCAGGGAACCAATGCCCTCCCGTTCTGTCCTAGCTCAGAGCCTCGCCCAGAGAGCGGCCCCGGCCCCAAATCCCGTGCTTGA